A DNA window from Nycticebus coucang isolate mNycCou1 chromosome 1, mNycCou1.pri, whole genome shotgun sequence contains the following coding sequences:
- the CASP6 gene encoding caspase-6 isoform X2 encodes MSSAKGLPGARPAGGEQNMTETDAFYKREMFDPAEEYRMDHKRRGIALIFNHERFFWHLTLPERRGTSADRDNLIHRFSDLGFEVKCFNDLKAEELLRKIHEVSTSSHKDADCFLCVFLSHGEGNHIYAYDAKIEIQTLTGLFKGDKCQSLVGKPKIFIIQACRGNQHDVPVIPLDVVDHQTDKLDTNITEVDAASVYTLPAGADFLMCYSVAEGYYSHRETVNGSWYIQDLCEMLRKYGSSLEFTELLTLVNRKVSQRRVDFCKDPSAIGKKQVPCFASMLTKKLHFFPKSK; translated from the exons ATGAGCTCGGCGAAGGGGCTCCCCGGGGCTCGCCCCGCAG GTGGGGAACAAAACATGACAGAAACAGATGCCTTctataaaag AGAAATGTTTGATCCAGCAGAAGAGTACAGAATGGACCAcaagagaagaggaattgctTTAATCTTCAATCATGAGAGGTTCTTTTGGCACTTAACACTGCCAGAAAGGCGGGGCACCAGTGCAGACAGAGACAATCTTATCCACAG GTTTTCAGATCTAGGATTTGAGGTGAAATGCTTTAATGATCTTAAAGCAGAGGAACTACTACGCAAAATACATGAGG TGTCAACTTCTAGCCACAAAGATGCCGATTGCTTTTTATGTGTCTTCTTGAGCCATGGAGAAGGGAATCACATATATGCATATGATGCCAAAATTGAAATTCAGACATTAACTGGCTTGTTCAAAGGAGACAAGTGTCAGAGCCTGGTTGGAAAACCCAAGATATTTATCATTCAG GCATGTCGGGGAAACCAGCATGACGTACCTGTCATTCCTTTGGATGTAGTGGATCATCAGACAGACAAGTTGGACACCAACATAACTGAGGTGGACGCAGCCTCAGTTTACACATTGCCTGCTGGAGCAGACTTCCTCATGTGTTACTCTGTTGCTGAAG GCTATTATTCTCACCGGGAAACTGTGAATGGTTCATGGTACATTCAAGACTTATGTGAGATGTTGAGGAAATATGGCTCCTCCTTAGAGTTTACAGAACTCCTCACTCTGGTGAACAGGAAAGTTTCTCAGCGCCGAGTGGACTTTTGCAAAGACCCAAGTGCAATTGGAAAGAAGCAAGTTCCCTGCTTTGCCTCAATGCTAACTAAAAAGCTGCATTTCTTTCCAAAATCTAAGTAA